A segment of the Carassius carassius chromosome 21, fCarCar2.1, whole genome shotgun sequence genome:
TCATAAAGAATCTGGCATGTTTTGAAGTGTGCTCTCCCTTACCTAGAAAACCTGGAGCAGAACAGACATACATAGTATACTGTACTTAGACCAAAACActggtcaaaaaaacaaaaatttgaattgatttgtacaattattaatacaaattatattgaAAACAAGGATTAAATATGCAAGCAgcatatttcagatttttatttttgttaagaaaTTTATCTTAACATACAATAagaaaattaatattttctgGGTACTGGGTATATAAATTGCatgcatcattttttttataatagaagTAAAAGAAAATGCAACCATATGTGTatgcaattacatttttacttataTCACAGTTTTACTCATCATGGCAAACATTGTTTTGCTGTTAAAACAGCAATAGGGCTGATCTCAGTAATTTAGATGATGAATATGTTCGGTCAGAATTTTGGGCGTTTTCAAACTTTTGGGGTGTTTACTACCCTATAGCTATGTAACAACTGGTCTTGCAATGAAAGAATATAACAAGCTATATTATTAATGATGAATCCTTAACTAATTCTTAGACATGCTTAATACAATTTATGGAGCCACATTTTGTCTATAGATAAAATGCTGGACTGTTACCTGGTTGAATCTCATGAAACATGGGTCATATTATATTGCAACGTATTGTAATTTGACATTAAAACGTTcttcaattatataaaaaaagaagtaatATTCCTTATATTTGGCTTAGTTCTCTTTAAGAAATATAGAATTTTTCAATTTTGAAGACAAAAATGTAATGCTTTCATGAGTTTCACCCAGCCAACCTGGTTAGTAGTGAGTAACTTTGTTGTGGATGTAATAAACATTAAGTGATTAAATGCATGTGTGTCAGTGCTTTGTTGGGGCTTTGCTATTTAGGCTTTGCTTTTCTCAGAGGACTCCGGTGTCATCGCCTCTCCACCTCTGAAGCGCTGACTGAGTTCAGCAGACATCACAGAGCAACAGGATTTCTGTAAGAAACAAGgtcattttcactttcaaaatcTGTCTGTGTACCATAGCCTCAGGTCAATTTAATACCGTGGTCCAAAAAGCACGCTACTGTtcagtattgtttttatttatttatttatttcagtttttaatttgaaAGTTCACCAatgttgcacttttttttcaaaatatattgtacaaatatattaaaaaagtaatattatgaaatataatcaAAATGTAAGAATGTTTTAGTGATCAGAAAGTTAGGAAGAACAGTATTTTAAtgcaaatgttttgtaacattaaaagtgTTTAGTAAATCAGCAAAagtatcaatttattaaaagaaatgtttaaaactaaattctttgctgcttaatatttattattattattattctgtggaAACAGTGACACTTTGCTaaaggaagttcaaaagaacagagtgTATGTGTCATAATAAaggtcttcactgtcacattttgagaaatttaatccatccttgctgaatgaaagtatgatttttttaaatttaatttttcttactgacccaaaacttatATATGGTTGagtaacagtttccacaaaatattaaagagcaaaaaaaaaaaacaaaaaaaaaaaacattttttacattttttttaacattgatagtaataataaatgtttctttagcagcaaagatcatgtgacactgaagactggagtaaggatgctgaaaatacagctttgatcacagtaataaattacattttaaaacatattaatgtacaaaacagttattgtaaatttaagataacactttattttaaggtgtccttgttacacgttacatgcacttactataacaataaattatgcataattccaaaccctaaacctaacccttacCATTTAGTAAGTATGTGTAACTAATTCATATTACtcaatacttaaatgtataattacattgtaacaaggacaccttaaaataaagtgttagcaaatgtaattattccaaacttttgacctgtcACAAATGTAGATGGAAAATGGACCCTACGTCATTATACTGGACCCACCTGCTGACTGTTAGCAATTTTGCGTGATTTGGCGGCCAGTTCCATCAGAGCCAAGAAAAGCCCCAGTCCCAGACCGAGTGCCAGCAATAAGAAGATTCCCTTCAGACTGGTGGGCTTCAGTGGAGCACTCTTGCCATTTACTGCAATACAGCTGTTGGCCCACCACTTACTGCGGAAATAATCCAGCTCGCCAGACTCACTCAGATGCAGAATGGCAACACTTAGGTTTTTCACCAAAGGAGAGCCTAAGACAttaacaaacacatgcataacgAGGCCTTTCAGGAAGCACTGCTAATACGGACTGATCGCAATATTCATATACCACAGTGTTTACATGGTACATCAATGGTATTCAGTGTAATAAAAATGGGACATGAAACCATAAATCATCATGGTACTGTGTCTAAAATGAGAATTACCTAAAGGCGCGGCGATGCTGTATCCCCTCATGCCGATGATTTCTGGAGCACGTGTGAGGTTACAATATCTCGCCACTGCCAGGTCGAGGGACACAGATTCACCGATGAAAGCATAGTTGCCTTTCTGAGCCCTGCGGAAACCTTCTTCTGCATTGAGTGAATAGCTCTGGGCTTTCTTGATGTGCTCATAGATCCTGTGGTGTGTGGGGTTGTTTGAGTTCTGGTCAAAGATAGATAATTATGAAACATAGCTGAGAGCTGCTGTCATATGGGTGCATAACCAACTGACATTAAATGATTCACAATTCAGATCAGTTTGCACAAAATGTAGacttttacactcttaaaaataaaggtgcttaaaagggaattcacagtgatgccatagaagaccAATTCAGTCAAAACTTccttaaagaaccatctctttctcacctttttataatctgaagaatctattttcgccacaaagaaccttttgagAAACAGAAATGCTCTTCAgatattaaaggttctttatggcatcatgaagcacctttattttaagAGTGCATTGCAAGAGTTGCATTCCTTATATGTTCATAGATATAATATGACTGTTTGGCCAATTATTGTCAGTCATCCATCAATATTGTTGAATGTAAATTGGGTTAAACACAGATTATAGAGATgattcacccagaaattaaaaaatctgtcatcatttacttcccCCTCAAGGTGTTCCAGAACCCATAAGACTTTAGAACAAAGATACAGGTGTCTTTaacattctctcatcagaaaAGTCAACATGATTAGAGATAAAGATATCATAAAAGTACGTATATCAAAGTCTTCTGAAAAGacacattcattttatattttgaacagatgCATCTAGTAAGTTGAGCTGCCGCTGACTATATTTAATGTTGTCTATGTATGTGCATTGATCAATGTGTATGTGTAAATAAAACCCTTATTTAAATACATCCATCATATTAAGTgatcaggggtgcgttctccgataacgttgtctcttagcgcgctacgaatactcaaaaggtacaccttaactacaggtatacctttgctacgtgtgttctccgaactataccttaggatgtagcttaaggtaaaccttcttaagttcgaccttagcagttgctgtccatggtggaggtgctgaataggttgatatcgacgcctcgatgatcgattgtgcgctctttccttcacagcggtataggtaaagtattgagaaaacaatgttctttataaaaaagcgttttagaaatagtacaaactgcatttatcggggcttattgaaataagtacatgcagaaataaatatgagtatgtgtttataatttagcaagtgtacaatcccaaaccctcacggccataagtgtgttaatgttctccacaacgtatgctgattatccaccagccgtatcacattattggcgtaaatcgctcatttgtgtaatttgatgatttcctcaataaaagcgcaaacatgagagacatgccgacattcactatgtaggggaaaaaagtccgcaaaaagagatcgccaagccacactgaggtcttactcagcaatatataattttaaagtaaagtaaaaatgtaattttaaagtaaagtaaactataataatattaaattattataatatattataatattattaaatattaaaatataaatattaaatataatattattataatattattaaattaataatattaataatattaaattaataatattaaattagtgtataattttaaagtaaaataaagtaataatattaaattaataatattaaattagtgcattatacattatatatatattatatataatataacattttctatgtgtaattaaactgcgatgtaaaaaatctttttgtgtagtggtggccactagcggtatgaaccgtcagcagcgataaggtatagctaagagcgctccagaccaaccttacgaacgcatgacttacagaaggtatacttaactaagaaggtttcggaaaccacgtattaacgataaggtacttcttaaggtacaacttaagaacgacgtagcgttaaggtagtttcggagaacgcaccccaggggtgcgttctccgataacgttgtctcttagcgcgctacgaatactcaaaaggtacaccttaactacaggtatacctttgctacgtgtgttctccgaactataccttaggatgttgcttaaggtaaaccttcttaagttcgaccttagcagttgctgtccatggtggaggtgctgaataggttgatatcgacgcctcgatgatcgattgtgcgctctttccttcacagtggtataggtaaagtattgagaaaacaatgttctttataaagaagcgttttagaaatagtacaaactgcatttttcggggcttattgaaataagtacatgcagaaataaatatgagtatgtgtttataatttagcaagtgtacaatcacaaaccctcacggccataagtgtgttaatgttctccacaacgtatgctgattatccaccagccgcaggggcgctggactgggggtaaaaccagtactgattaccagggccccaaaggaagagagggcccttgaaaagtctgtaatatatattttcaaggggaggggggcccattaggactgcctatgcatagggcccgggatcttgtgcagcgcccctgaccagccgtatcacattattggcgtaaatcgctcatttctgtaattggatgatttcctcaataaaagcgcaaacataaGAGatataccgacattcactatgtcggggaaaaaagtccgcaaaaagagatcgcccagccacactgaggtcttactcagcccatatccatccccaacaacctccagaaaactccccaaggcataaaaacgaagagccgccagcagctgaatttcggggctgagggggtagctccgtcgagtttgtcttgacaaatctgggccaacaagatgcaagagctgcagaatttgctcccgtggcaggcaaattttttttacaatggtctcttctgacatggtagtcagtggactaaaatgttctcttataaagtagttgacatacactaactggctccgcggacgccgccgtctttgatttaaaacaagtactcgctgtctcgctgccatagctataaagtttgtgtaaactcatctttctttatatagactcctaagccttttctgtcaaatggttcgccagctgatgtgccttaggatagtaaataaaaaagctaacaaccattagtgtatggaaactttattaatgaaaacacttccatacactgggtgtaggctataacaacttaagtattttatgtgtataattttaaagtaaagtaaaaatgtaattttaatactaaatcagattttatattaaatgttcatataaaatttctatgtgtaattaaactgcgatgtaaaaaatatttttgcgtagtggtggccactagcggtatgaaccgtaagcagcgataaggtatagctaagagcgttccagaccaaccttacgaacgcatgacttacagaaggtatacttaactaagaaggtttcggaaaccacgtattaacgataaggtacttcttaaggtacaacttaagaacgacgtagcgttaaggtagtttcggagaacgcaccccatgtctcttttaaagtttaaatgttgaTTACCAAGACTTGGGAAAAAATGGtattttcatttgtgttcagaagataaacttCTTAAAAGTCTTATGAGTTTGAAACTATTCAAGAAAATGATCACAAAAGGTTTGCTTTGTAggaaaaaaggtattttttaattcttgaagaaactactatatatatatatatgacgttttaataatattatatattttaacgaACTGAttctatttattataaatacCGTGTCTTACCCTGAAGAAGTTAAAAGAGGAAGAATCTTTAATGGTCCCGTACTCGATCAAGTTTTGATTAGCGAGGTCTTCAAAGCTCTTGATCGACTGCTGCTGGTTGTCTGAATACAGCCATAAACTGAGGTTGGCGAAGTAACATGCGAGCAGCACTAATGAAAACAGCCACCAGATAGAGGTAATGACCCGTCCCGAAAGAGCCTTGGGGTGAGGACCAGCACCtacagaaaaatgtataattaacttctaatttttaagaaaatacaAGTCACTGCAGATTTGTTTTTAGGTAATTCAGTAAATCAGGTTCATTGGAAGAACATGCCTGTGACAACATTTCCGCAAAATCATATTACATTGCTTCTTATATGTTTTACGACACTTTCAAAGTAAAATGTTCAGCAAGTGACGCATGTTTTATGTCAAACATTTAACAcggcaatgttttttttaaccttagatGCCTTTTTGGTTATCTTGGATGTCATAGCAGTTCAGAACTGAAATGTCTGGTGAGTGGCACTAAACAGTTAACGCTTTATCGTGTTTGAAAATAACATACTATCTACAATCACTCCTCATCCCAAGTGCAGTACTATACCAGGTGAGCatccgagcaagtttactatgccTGAAAAGTCAATTGCAGCTGataatgtaaacattaaaaatgcaatgcaatgtagAAGTGTTTCGAGGTTTATTTATGATTGTTTCTTTTGTTCAAGCAAATGACCACAAATAAGCCACTGCAATCATACATTTGTGTAAAAAGGGAATAAAAGATTTGGTCTTTTACTGCATTTCAATAATGTGGAAATATGGAAAATAAAGTGAATTGTATATAGAGGTACATTTTTGGATTTGTTTGCAAAACAATATGAGCCTGTGTTGCTTGTATGCTGCATTGTTATTCATAAACTGGCTCTGAACCATTTAAAAGTATACAAGTAATCCAAATCCAAGTAAATCCTGCTGAAAAGAAACCAGTCTGAGCCAAATTGTTTTGATGTATTGTTCCAGTCATTCTGAAGTCTGTGTGGGTGTAAATACTCGTAACCACGATTATCATACGGTACCTTGAAGAGTCATTGCTCCCATGGTATACCAAAAACTGTGTGAGAGCGTGAAGAAATTCTCTTCTTTCTCTGGTTGCTTCCATTCACAGGGGCTAATcctaaaacaatcaaaataattgtaaataaaaatgatcTTACATTTCAGGGTGCCATGGATTTATCATCCCACCCTTACCGTGACACTAAGAAGATGCAGACGGATGTCAGCAGGTAGGCGACCAGCACACCCATCCACATCTCAGTGGAGAACAGGCTCAGAAGGCTGAGGAACTGAGAGTCATCAGAGACCAAGTCTTTCCTTAGGATGAAGCTAAGTCCCGTCTGCATGAAGGGTTTGGTCATGTCCACAGCTGTCTCACGTTTAGCTGTAAGAGTCAGAGGCGCCACAGCGATGTCTGCTTCCTGTAGAAACGAGCAGCACATAACACAGATATGGTTTCTTTGGATACTTTTGCATATAATACAGTACATGCAGGCAAGATTTATTAGAAACAGATGGTTGGATGTGAAAGGCATAACCTTTGCATTTTCATGTGTTCAAGACGAACACATAAGTAAATGAATATCGTTGTGAAACAAAATATTACCATAAATGTATGAATGGTTCCAAATTACAACTACTTAACTCCAAAGATGAAAGAGACTCACCCCTCTGACTACCTCTCCAATCATGCCGTTCCAGTTGCCACTGTCATCTGTTATTCCATACCGGCCGTCCTTCACCAGCTCAATATcatatttaaaatctaatttctttGCGATAGCTGAAAGCAGGTCAATGCAGAAGCCCTCCAGTTCAGAGCCTTTGGACATTGCATATGGTTCTTCCTGCGTGGGATTGTGAGTAATAACAACTGAAAACATGATTTAGCTAATATTAAAGACGTAAATGAGCATCCAAGATGTATCTAACTTAACTTACCTTGATGGTTGTAACTTTTAATACCTGTGGtcctaaaatataaaaacaacatttCATTAGCTAGATTCAAATCCATAAGAATCCTCCACTAATTCTTCATTACTACAGAGATCAGACTGAATGCTCGGCTCAGTCTTTTGaataatgtgggtaaccaaacagttgctggtccccattgacttctgtagtatggacaaaaatacaatggaagccAATGGGAAGAAAAATTGttgggttaccaacattctttaagaTATCCTATTTTACATTCAGCAGAAGAcagaaactcatacaagtttggaataacTTGAGGTAAAGTGAATCACAACGGGATTTTCTGTCCCTTTGATGCTTAGGGTTAAGAATTTGTTCAAAACAGTGAGTGGTAGTAAAAGTGATGCTTGACTTAGTAAACCTCactaattattcaaaaaaatgttttgacacAATATGATTTTCTTCTTGCCTCTAATTGGCTGTTAgatgtgagttatttttttttttggagagctaATCCAATTTTCAAATCAGTGAGTAGAAACAGAACCAGGGAAAAAACACTGCTTGTCTCAATCTGACAAGGTCAGAGCACTTGGACAGCATCCCTGATTGCTAATGAAGCATTCTGTCACGCTGGGATGTACTTTGCACTTTTCTTCAAACAACCACTAATATTCCCAAATTTAGCGGATGCAGACAATGTCCCACTTGTGCTACAGCGCAATGGTGAAACGGTCGCCTCATGGACACTAATCTTGCTTTGACAAAATGAGACATAAAAGGAGATCGCTGGAAATAAACAAAAGCTTGCTTTTGAGAGTTCACTGCCTCCTGCAGCGGAACGGATGCGGTGAGAGTTTGAGAACGTTCCAGTGACTCTCTAAAGAAAGCGCTTACAAAATGATGGGAAAGTGCCCCACTCGTCTGGCTGCAGCATCTGAGTCCACTTGAAAGATGCTCTCTTTATTGTTTTGATCCTGTTTTTAATGCAGACCAGTCCACATTAACCAGCAGACATTCTGAAAGATGCATGAATGTGTATGTCAGTCTATAATCATGAATCAAAGTGTTGTTGCTTGAAGCCAAAAATATGGGTCAAATATAACATCCAGTTTTAAGGGTTTTTCATTAAGGGTTAATCAATCCAATTCCTGTAATATTAATACTACTTTGTACAAATATGTAAGATGTTTGAGAGTATACTCAATTGTGGCACTCTTTCTGCACAGCAACTTCGAGTACAAGTGAGTACAATCCTCTGACttttaaacatgatttttttttattaagagccACGCTGATTTGTAGCTTTTACAGAAGATATTgtctttacc
Coding sequences within it:
- the si:ch211-251b21.1 gene encoding probable glutamate receptor, yielding MTPLELVLVSSALLAGLCAAGPQVLKVTTIKEEPYAMSKGSELEGFCIDLLSAIAKKLDFKYDIELVKDGRYGITDDSGNWNGMIGEVVRGEADIAVAPLTLTAKRETAVDMTKPFMQTGLSFILRKDLVSDDSQFLSLLSLFSTEMWMGVLVAYLLTSVCIFLVSRISPCEWKQPEKEENFFTLSHSFWYTMGAMTLQGAGPHPKALSGRVITSIWWLFSLVLLACYFANLSLWLYSDNQQQSIKSFEDLANQNLIEYGTIKDSSSFNFFRNSNNPTHHRIYEHIKKAQSYSLNAEEGFRRAQKGNYAFIGESVSLDLAVARYCNLTRAPEIIGMRGYSIAAPLGSPLVKNLSVAILHLSESGELDYFRSKWWANSCIAVNGKSAPLKPTSLKGIFLLLALGLGLGLFLALMELAAKSRKIANSQQKSCCSVMSAELSQRFRGGEAMTPESSEKSKA